CTGTGAAGCCGCGATCAACCGCTGTTTCTCGGCTGCGGTATTGATCAGCCGCGGAGCCTGGGAGCCGGCCAGCAGTTTGAGGGGATGCGGATCGAAGGTGCAAACGATGGCGGTCCCCTGGCGTTGACGAGCGCAGGCTACCAATCGTCGAAAAATGGCGCGATGGCCCAGATGTACACCATCGAAATTACCCAGGGTCACCACCGCTTCGGTAAATGGCCGTGTCACAGCCGCCAGATCGCGAATCAGCTTCATCCCTGTTTACCCCGTGACAAACGCCGACGCGAGGCCTGCGGTGTTGGTCTTGGCACCAGATCGGCCAGGACAAAATCGATCTCCCGACCTTCGAGCCGTACCTGCCACAACACCACCTCGACCGCCTGCCCCAAAGTAAAACGCCGGCGGCGGCGCTGGCCCGTCAGGCTGTGGGTCTGAACGTCATACTGATAGTAATCGTCACTGAGATGGCGAACCGATACCAGCCCCTCAATAAAAAAATCATCCAGTTCGACAAAAAAACCGAAGTCGGTAACCGCCGAGACAAAACCACTAAACCGTTCACCAATTCGATCCTGCATGAACTGACAGCTGCGCAAGGCCACCACCTCGCGTTCAGCCTCCATGGCCCGCCGTTCGCACTGGGTACAGTGCAGTCCCACCGGCTCCAGCGCCGCCGGCGCCACAGCAGTCGTGGTCCAGCCCAGGTGACGTTTGAGCAGACGATGCTGCACCAGATCGGGATAACGCCGGATCGGCGAAGTGAAATGGCCATAACAAGCACTTGCCAAACCGAAATGGCCAACATTGTCAGCACTGTAGCTGGCCTGCCGCATACTGCGCAGCAGCAGTCGATGAATACTGAAGGCCTGCGGAGTCGCCGCTGCCTGGCGCAGCACCTCTGCCAGTTCCCGGCCATCCGGCCGCAGCGGATCAAGATTGAATCCCAGGTTGTACAGAGCGATGAACTGCTGAAAATCGATCAGTGCCTGGGCATCCGGCGCTTCATGGACACGATACAGGGCACCCGTGTTTTCATCATCGGTCAGCAGGGCCGCGACAGCCTCGTTGGCCAGCAGCATGCATTCTTCCACCAGACGGTGAGCCAGCAATCGCGGTCGGCGGCCAACAAAGCGTACCCGACCATTGTCATCCAGCCGGATATCAGCCTCCGGCAGATCAAAATCAAGTGCGCCTCGCTGAAGACGCCGCTGGCGCAGCTGATCACAGAACACCGCCAACTGCGGCAGCATCGCCGCCACCGTCTCATCAAGCCCGGCCGCGCCATCGCTGGTGGCGTTATCAAGGCAATGTTGTACCGCTTCATAGGTCAAGCGGGCCCGACTGCAGATCAAGGCATTATGTACCCGGGTCTGGCGCAGCCCCCCCTGACCATCGCAATCAAGTTGCAGTACCAGGGCCAGACGGTCCTGCTGCGGCATCAGGGAGCAGATCCCGTTGCTCAAAGCCTCGGGCAACATGGGCAGACAGCTGCCCGAAAAATAGACACTGGTGCCCCGCTGCCAGGCTGCCGCATCCAGGGCACTGCCACTGGCGACATAGTGGCTGACATCGGCAATGGCCACCCACAACCGCCAGTAGCCACCGGGCTGCGCCTCCAGGGCAATCGCGTCATCGAAATCACGGGCGTCGGCACCATCAATGGTAACCAGCGGCAGGTGGCGCAGGTCAGTGCGTTGCGCCAGCTCCGCAATAACAGGCTGCGATGCAGCGGCCTGGGCTTCCGCCAGCGCCGCCGCATCGAACTGCAGCGGCAACTGGTGAGCCAGAGCAATACGCGGCAGATCGGTCCAGGGATCGTCGGCAGCGCCCAGTACCGCGACCAGTTCCGCCAAGCCGGGGCTGTCGAATGTCGGGTAGCGCTGTATCCGGGCCTGAACCACCTGATCAACCAGATCTTTTGGCGCGCTGTCTGGTGGCAGCTGCAGCTGGTAGCGCTGACCATCGCTATCGGCCAGCAGCCAGCAACCGGTGGCACCACGGCTGGCCTGACAGCGCCCCACCACCTCCGTTTGTTGATGCCGCAAAATATCCACCAGCAGCACCTCGGCCCGGCGGCGCTGTCGCTGAGGCAAAAGCAAGGCATTGACCTGATCACCGGACAGAGCCGCCAGCGACTGATGTGGCGCCAGAGCATAGAGTTGGCCATCGGTGCCAGCCAGTTGCAGCGCATTGCCGCGCCGCTGCAGTTGGCCCTCAAGCCGTTGCAGCGGTCGAACCAGCAGATAGCTGCCCCGTCGGCTGCGGCGTAACAAACCAAGAGCCACCAGGGTGTCGAGCTGGTTTAACAAAGGACGGCGCATCGTCCGTGACCAGCCGGCCCGGTCAAGAATCTCGGCAGGACTGAACGGGCCTCGCGGCAAGGCACTGATCTGTTCAAGGAGCCCGTTCAGCGTCAGTTCAGGAGAGGTCACAGGCGCTCCGGCGCAAGGCTGCGATAGCGGTCGCTGTGCTCAACAGGTCGCGACAGGAGTCGCGTCCAGAGGACAGGCCAGCAGCCGGGAAGGAAAAGGAGGACAGACAAAAGTACTGGCCGGCGGCAATTTGACCTGAGCGCGGGCCTGTTCACGTAGACTCAGGATGGCCGGCGGCGCAAACAGAAAAGCTGCCACATAGCGGCCCTGACGAACCGCCGCGAAGGCCGCCGCCGCCGACAGACAGGGCGGTAAACGGTCAAAATCATCCAGAGCCAGGGGTTCAAAGCCCAACGCCTGCTCCACCACCAGCCGTTCGAACACGCCAGCAAGGCAGAGTTCGTTGATACGCGGCGCCCCCAGTTCCAGGCCTTCGAGCCGTTCCGCCTGCAAGGCCAGGCGATAGGCGCGATCACCGCCGGCATAGAGCAAAAAGGCCGGCGCCGTGCCGGCCTGCTCTGCCAGACGACGCAACAGACGTTGCTGATCCGACGGACAGGCGGCGTTTACCGGCCAGTCCTCCACGTCGAACCAGGCACCAAGGCGCCCGAGCAACAAGGGCAGATCGCTCAGCAAACCAGATTGCAACAGACGATGGCCCGGCCGCAGATGCACACCCAGCTGATCGAGATTGGTCAGCGCCAACATCAGATAATTGAAGCCTTCCCTGCCGCTGTAATCCCCCTGCTGCAGGCGCAGCTGGTCGCGGTAGCGCAGGGCAGCTTCATAAAAAGCCTGACCACTGGCCAAAAGCAGCGACTTGCGATCAAAAACAGCCCGCACACGACTGATAAAGGCGGCATCGCTCACCTGCCACAGGCGGCAGCGCAACTGCGGTCCACAGGCATATTCGGCCAGCGGCGGACGCTGTTTTTCAGCAGCGGACAAGGCTTCGAGCACACAGCAGGTATCCGAATAGAGTGCGACCGGTATCTGGGTTTGCAGTGCTCTGTCCCTGAGGGCAGCGAATTCCTCGGCCACGTCGGTCGGCCGCGACCGTTCGTGAGACAGAACCACGCCGGCGGAAAAATCCTCCAGCCGCACTCTGGCGATTACACCGCTGTGACAGCATCGGACCGCCGCATCGCTGCCACACCGCAACTCGTACAGAAACAGACCACTATCAGCCAGAGGCCGCAGCAGATCATCGGGCAGCCCGATGGCACCACCTGTCAGTGACAAGCCAGCGACATCGGAGGTTTTCGTCAGCAGAGCTGCCGCCAACGCCTCTTCATGACAGGGCGGCAGCAAAGCGGCCGCTGGCGGGGCATCAACGATGCGCTGCCATGCGGTGAAAGGAAGAACCTGTGCCATAATCTCCTATTCGGCCTTCAAGCAGCCTGGCAGCTGCCGGAACTGAGGGCCACGGACAACTATTTGCCTCGCAACCCGTGGAAAATTAGGCTAGAATCCGCCCCGGCAAACGTGCGCATCATATAAACAGACCGCCGTTTGAGTTGCAAGCAAAAAGCCCGGCCGGCCACGCCTCAGACTCCAGCGCCAGCCAGCGAAACACAGGAACCCGCATGGCCGACCACCCGATTGATCCCCTTGCCTTGTTGCAGAAATACTACCCGCCCCATAGCCGCGCTGGCACCATCCTGCTCAGCCACAGCCGCTGTGTCGCCCGGCGGGCGCTGGCCATCGCTGCCACGCTGCCACAACTGGATGCCAGCGAGCGAGCGTTTATCGAACAGGCCGCCCTGCTGCACGATATCGGTATTTTCTGCTGCCATGCGCCGGGGCTGGGCTGTTACGGCAGCGAACCCTACATCCGTCACGGTCTGTGCGGCGCAGCGATTCTGCGGGACGAGGGTTTGCCGCGCCATGCCCTGGTGTGCGAGAATCATATCGGTGTCGGCCTGACAGCCGCCGACATTGTCCGGCAGAAGTTGCCTCTGCCGGTCCGCGACATGGTGCCAACGGATCTGGCTCAACAGCTGGTGGCCTATGCCGACCTGTTCTATTCCAAAAACCCGCAGCAGCTGCAACACAGCCGCACCGCAGCGCAGGTTTGCGCCAGCCTGGCCAGCTTCGGCAACGACAAGGTGGCCCTGTTCCACACCTGGCAGCACCGTTTTGAACCTCAAACCGCAGGGGAGCCTGCATGATCCAGTTGTGCAATATTGGCAAGGTTTACGCCAACGGAGCCCCGGCTTTGCATGACGTCAGCCTGAAAATTCCCGCCGGCGACTTCGTCTGTCTCACCGGCGCGTCCGGCGCCGGCAAATCGACCCTGCTGCGCCTGCTCTACTGTGCTGAACGGCCCAGCCGGGGGCAGATTTTGCTGGGCGAACGCAACATCACCCGTCTGCGCCCGCGCCAGATCGCCCTGTTGCGGCGACAGATTGGCTTCGTGTTCCAGGATTTCAAGCTGCTGCTCAAGCGCAGCGTGTTCGAGAACGTCGCCCTGCCGCTGCAGGTGCAGGGTCTTGACCGGCAAACCATCCACAGCCGTGTCTACAAGATGCTGCAGTACGTCGGCCTCGAATACAAACTGCAGCGCACTCCACTGGAGTTGTCTGGCGGCGAGCAGCAGCGCGTTGCCATCGCCCGGGCCATGATTGGTCAGCCGCGTCTACTGCTGGCGGACGAACCCACCGGCAATCTCGACAATGAGCTGGCCGGAGAGATCATGGAAATGTTTGAACGCATCAACCTTCTCGGCACCACGGTGCTCATCGCCAGCCACGACCGGGAACTGGCCCAACGCTTTGTCCGCCGCACCATCGTCCTTAAGGACGGCCACATCCTCAGCGATCAGCGTCTGGCCCAGGCCCGCCCGCAGAACAGGGAGGACTGATGGAACGCCTGCGCTATTTTCTGCGCCGTACCCTGCTGAGCATGCGGCAGAGCCCCCTGTTGTGCGGCGCCACCATCGGCACCGTCACCATCGCGCTGATGCTGCTGGCCTTCTTCACGCTGGTAGTGCTCAACATCCAGACCCTCACCCGCCAGTGGAACCGCGATATCCAAGTGGTGATCTACCTTGATCAGGTGCCGGCCGGCGACAGTCTCGACCGCTGGCAACAGCAGATCGCCGCTTATCCCGAGGTCGAACGGGTTCAATACGTCTCCCAGGAAGAAGCCTTCGACCGTTTTCGCCAGCGCCTCGGCCAGAACGCCGACCTGCTCGACGGCCTGCTGCCTGAAATCCTGCCGGCTGCCCTTGAGGTGGAGCTGACCCAGCAGGCTCGCAACCGGGCCATGGCCGAGGCCTTGGTGGAACGATTGCGCCAGCAACCGGCCTTCAGCGACCTGCGTTACGGCCAGCAATGGCTGGAACGCTACGATGCCTTTTTGTTCCTGCTGCGGCTGACAGGCGCCCTGGCTGGCGGTTTTCTCCTGTTCGCCACCCTGTTTGTCATCGCCAACACCATCAAGCTAACCATCTACGCCCGCCGCGACGAACTGGAAATTCTCAGTCTGATCGGCGCCACGCCCCTGTTCATAAAGATCCCCTTTCTGGCCGAAGGCGCTCTGCAGGGCGCCCTCGGCGCCCTGCTGGCATTGGGCGGCTGCCATGCCCTGTACTACTTCTTCTTAAAGAAGGGCCTCAGCGCCCTACTGACCACGGCGGCAGCCGGCAATATCCATTTTCTGCCGCTGTCACTGCAACTGGGACTGGTCGGTCTCGGGCTGTTGCTCGGCCTGCTCGGCAGCATGCTACCGCTGCGCCGCTTCCTGCGGATCTGACCATGATCAGGCTTCCTTCTGGCCGCCACCGGCGCCCATTTTTATGCCAGCTGTTGTTGCTCGCCTTGCTGCTTGTACCCAGTCTGAGGCCGCCGCTGGCCGCCGACGAACTGGCCAGCAAGCAAAAGCAGCTGAAGCAGATGCAGCAGCAAATCAGCGCCACCAGTGGTCAGCTGGCCCAGAAAACCCGTGCCGAACACTCCACCCTGCAACAGCTGGAACAGCTGCAGAACCGGGTGACCGGCAGTCAGCGGCAACTCGATGCCGCCAGCACCGAACTGGCGCAGCTGCGCCAGCAGGTCAGCGAAGCCCAGCTGCAGATCGACCAATACGAACAGGTTCTGCAACAGGCCCGCGGCGCGGTGGTCAAACGCCTGCGTGCCCTCTACACCAGCGATGACAGCAGCAGTCTGTGCCTGCTGTTTTCCACTGAATCTCCCCTGACGCTGGCGGAAAACGCCGATTTTTTGCGCCGCATCACCGCCCACGACCAGGCCCTGCTGCACAGCTACCGTGACCAGTTACAGCAAAGCCGTCAGGTTCGCCAGACCCTGCAACAACAGCTCGAACGCCAGCAACAACTGCTCGACCAACAGCAACGCCAGCGACAACAACTGCTGGCCGATCAGAAAGAGAAGGAGCAGCTGATCCGCCAGATCCGCAATGACAAGGCCAGTCTGGCCGGTGTTCTGGCCGAGTTGGAAGAACGCTCACGCAGTCTGGCCAATCTGGTCGATACCCTCAAACAACGCCAGCGCGACAGCTACCAGCCACGTGGGCAGCGCTTTGCCCAGGCCCGCAGCCAGCTGCCCTGGCCTTCAACTGGCAAGGTCCGCCAGGAATTCGGCACCTTCACCCAGCAGGGACTGGGCACCGGAGTCAAGAGCAACGGTCTGGAAATCGCTGCCCTGCCGGGCAGCCCTATCAAGGCCGTCTGGCCCGGCCAGGTGGTCTTTGCCGGACCGTTCAAGGGCTATGGCGAGCTGTTGATCGTCGACCACGGCGACCAGTATTACAGCCTCTACGCCCAGACTCGCGACCTGCGGGTCGGCAAGGGGGATCGGGTCGACAGCGGCACGGTTCTGGCCCTGTCCGGCTACGACCAGCGCGACAGCTATCATTTTGAAATCCGCCACCGCGGGACCCCGGTCAACCCGCGGCAATGGCTCAAACCCCGTTGACCGCGAATCTTCTCAGGTATCCAACCATGAAACTCTCCGGAACAAACCGGCTGGCGAGCAACCACCGCTCAACCGCTGTCGTGTTGGTCGCCATGCTGGTCATCAGCCTGCTGCTGGGCCGGCCGCTCTCGGCCACCGCCCAGACCGTTGATGATTACGCTGCCCTCGACCTGCTGGCTGACATCCTTTTTCTGGTGCAACAAAACCATGTCGACGCCCACAAGCTGGATCAGCTGGTCGATGGTGCCGTCCGCGGTCTGCTGACCAGCCTCGATCCCCATTCCGAGTACATGAATGCTGACGAATTCAGCGAGGCCCTGATCGACACCGAAGGCAGCTTTAATGGTCTGGGCATTGAAATCAGCGTCAAGGACGACAGTATCATCATTATTGCCCCCATCGATGGCACGCCGGCCCAACGCGCCGGCATCCGCCCCGGCGACCGCATCAGCGCTATTGACGGCC
This genomic interval from Desulfuromonas thiophila contains the following:
- the rnr gene encoding ribonuclease R, with the translated sequence MTSPELTLNGLLEQISALPRGPFSPAEILDRAGWSRTMRRPLLNQLDTLVALGLLRRSRRGSYLLVRPLQRLEGQLQRRGNALQLAGTDGQLYALAPHQSLAALSGDQVNALLLPQRQRRRAEVLLVDILRHQQTEVVGRCQASRGATGCWLLADSDGQRYQLQLPPDSAPKDLVDQVVQARIQRYPTFDSPGLAELVAVLGAADDPWTDLPRIALAHQLPLQFDAAALAEAQAAASQPVIAELAQRTDLRHLPLVTIDGADARDFDDAIALEAQPGGYWRLWVAIADVSHYVASGSALDAAAWQRGTSVYFSGSCLPMLPEALSNGICSLMPQQDRLALVLQLDCDGQGGLRQTRVHNALICSRARLTYEAVQHCLDNATSDGAAGLDETVAAMLPQLAVFCDQLRQRRLQRGALDFDLPEADIRLDDNGRVRFVGRRPRLLAHRLVEECMLLANEAVAALLTDDENTGALYRVHEAPDAQALIDFQQFIALYNLGFNLDPLRPDGRELAEVLRQAAATPQAFSIHRLLLRSMRQASYSADNVGHFGLASACYGHFTSPIRRYPDLVQHRLLKRHLGWTTTAVAPAALEPVGLHCTQCERRAMEAEREVVALRSCQFMQDRIGERFSGFVSAVTDFGFFVELDDFFIEGLVSVRHLSDDYYQYDVQTHSLTGQRRRRRFTLGQAVEVVLWQVRLEGREIDFVLADLVPRPTPQASRRRLSRGKQG
- a CDS encoding DUF1015 family protein; its protein translation is MAQVLPFTAWQRIVDAPPAAALLPPCHEEALAAALLTKTSDVAGLSLTGGAIGLPDDLLRPLADSGLFLYELRCGSDAAVRCCHSGVIARVRLEDFSAGVVLSHERSRPTDVAEEFAALRDRALQTQIPVALYSDTCCVLEALSAAEKQRPPLAEYACGPQLRCRLWQVSDAAFISRVRAVFDRKSLLLASGQAFYEAALRYRDQLRLQQGDYSGREGFNYLMLALTNLDQLGVHLRPGHRLLQSGLLSDLPLLLGRLGAWFDVEDWPVNAACPSDQQRLLRRLAEQAGTAPAFLLYAGGDRAYRLALQAERLEGLELGAPRINELCLAGVFERLVVEQALGFEPLALDDFDRLPPCLSAAAAFAAVRQGRYVAAFLFAPPAILSLREQARAQVKLPPASTFVCPPFPSRLLACPLDATPVATC
- a CDS encoding phosphohydrolase, giving the protein MADHPIDPLALLQKYYPPHSRAGTILLSHSRCVARRALAIAATLPQLDASERAFIEQAALLHDIGIFCCHAPGLGCYGSEPYIRHGLCGAAILRDEGLPRHALVCENHIGVGLTAADIVRQKLPLPVRDMVPTDLAQQLVAYADLFYSKNPQQLQHSRTAAQVCASLASFGNDKVALFHTWQHRFEPQTAGEPA
- the ftsE gene encoding cell division ATP-binding protein FtsE; its protein translation is MIQLCNIGKVYANGAPALHDVSLKIPAGDFVCLTGASGAGKSTLLRLLYCAERPSRGQILLGERNITRLRPRQIALLRRQIGFVFQDFKLLLKRSVFENVALPLQVQGLDRQTIHSRVYKMLQYVGLEYKLQRTPLELSGGEQQRVAIARAMIGQPRLLLADEPTGNLDNELAGEIMEMFERINLLGTTVLIASHDRELAQRFVRRTIVLKDGHILSDQRLAQARPQNRED
- the ftsX gene encoding permease-like cell division protein FtsX, which codes for MERLRYFLRRTLLSMRQSPLLCGATIGTVTIALMLLAFFTLVVLNIQTLTRQWNRDIQVVIYLDQVPAGDSLDRWQQQIAAYPEVERVQYVSQEEAFDRFRQRLGQNADLLDGLLPEILPAALEVELTQQARNRAMAEALVERLRQQPAFSDLRYGQQWLERYDAFLFLLRLTGALAGGFLLFATLFVIANTIKLTIYARRDELEILSLIGATPLFIKIPFLAEGALQGALGALLALGGCHALYYFFLKKGLSALLTTAAAGNIHFLPLSLQLGLVGLGLLLGLLGSMLPLRRFLRI
- a CDS encoding murein hydrolase activator EnvC family protein; this translates as MIRLPSGRHRRPFLCQLLLLALLLVPSLRPPLAADELASKQKQLKQMQQQISATSGQLAQKTRAEHSTLQQLEQLQNRVTGSQRQLDAASTELAQLRQQVSEAQLQIDQYEQVLQQARGAVVKRLRALYTSDDSSSLCLLFSTESPLTLAENADFLRRITAHDQALLHSYRDQLQQSRQVRQTLQQQLERQQQLLDQQQRQRQQLLADQKEKEQLIRQIRNDKASLAGVLAELEERSRSLANLVDTLKQRQRDSYQPRGQRFAQARSQLPWPSTGKVRQEFGTFTQQGLGTGVKSNGLEIAALPGSPIKAVWPGQVVFAGPFKGYGELLIVDHGDQYYSLYAQTRDLRVGKGDRVDSGTVLALSGYDQRDSYHFEIRHRGTPVNPRQWLKPR